Proteins from a single region of Diceros bicornis minor isolate mBicDic1 unplaced genomic scaffold, mDicBic1.mat.cur scaffold_147_ctg1, whole genome shotgun sequence:
- the LOC131402552 gene encoding ral guanine nucleotide dissociation stimulator-like isoform X2 codes for MEAGDLEGGEEVTSVWATLEMDPQGAQERQQQQGVVPFLGMFLYHLKLLNIGMEDDLEKLKVIRRIQLLQQAANAYDLEPKERFGAWFQVMEPISVHESYWVSC; via the exons atggaggctggagatctggaaggaggggag gaggtgacctctgtgtgggccaccctagagatggatccccagggagcccaggagaggcagcagcagcag ggtgtcgtccccttcctgggcatgttcctctatcacctgaagctgctgaacattgggatggaggatgatctggaa aaattaaaagtcatcaggaggatccagctgctccagcaggctgcaaatgcgtatgacctggagcccaaagagcgatttggggcctggttccaggtcatggagcccatcagtgtccatgagag ctactgggtctcctgctag